The Leishmania mexicana MHOM/GT/2001/U1103 complete genome, chromosome 32 genome has a window encoding:
- a CDS encoding macrophage migration inhibitory factor-like protein encodes MPVIQTFVSTPLDYHKRENLAQVYRAVTRDVLGKPEDLVMMTFHDNTPMHFFGSTDPVAYVRVEALGGYGPSEPEKVTSIVTAAITKECGILADRIFVLYFSPLHCGWNGTNF; translated from the coding sequence ATGCCGGTCATTCAAACGTTTGTCTCGACTCCGCTTGACTACCACAAGCGCGAAAACCTTGCGCAGGTGTACCGGGCGGTCACCCGTGATGTACTCGGCAAACCAGAGGATCTCGTGATGATGACGTTTCACGACAACACACCTATGCATTTCTTCGGTTCGACCGATCCAGTCGCGTACGTTAGAGTAGAGGCGCTGGGCGGGTACGGCCCTTCGGAGCCGGAGAAAGTGACGTCCATCGTTACAGCGGCTATCACGAAAGAGTGCGGCATCTTGGCTGACCGTATATTTGTGCTCTACTTCTCGCCTCTGCACTGCGGCTGGAATGGCACAAACTTCTAA